In Aedes albopictus strain Foshan chromosome 3, AalbF5, whole genome shotgun sequence, the following are encoded in one genomic region:
- the LOC109399010 gene encoding spectrin beta chain isoform X6 — protein MTTDISVVRWDPSQGPGQEYIDEYEYDGGNSSSRLFERSRIKALAEERESVQKKTFTKWVNSHLVRVNSRIADLYVDMRDGKNLIKLLEVLSGERLPRPTKGKMRIHCLENVDKALQFLRDQRVHLENIGSHDIVDGNASLNLGLIWTIILRFQIQDITIEETDNKETKSAKDALLLWCQMKTAGYHNVNVRNFTTSWRDGLAFNAIIHKHRPDLIQFDKLTKNNPIQNLNNAFNVAEEKLGLTKLLDAEDVFVEHPDEKSIITYVVTYYHYFSKLKQETVQGKRIGKVVGIAMDNDRMINEYESLTSELLKWIEVTIVQLGDREFANSLVGVQQQLAQFSNYRTVEKPPKFVEKGNLEVLLFTLQSKMRANNQKPYTPKEGKMISDINKAWERLEKAEHERELALREELIRQEKLEQLAARFNRKATMRETWLSENQRLVSTDNFGFDLAAVEAAAKKHEAIETDIFAYEERVQAVVAVCNELEAEKYHDIERIAARKENVLRLWNYLLELLRARRMRLEFSIQLQQNFQEMIYILDSMEEIKQRLLTDDFGKHLMGVEDLLQKHSLVEADINVLGERVKQVVQNSQKFLGDEEGGYKPCDPAIIVDRVQRLEDAYAELCKLAVDRRCRLEESRKLWQFYWDMADEENWIKEKEQIVSADEIGHDLTTVNLLLSKHRALDKEINSHEQQLMSVSTVGDDLVRNGHFGADRIEERLKEILAMWNNLRDLTVSRRQRLENAVDYFQLFADADDIDNWMLDALRLVSSEDVGRDEANVQSLLKKHKDVADELKNYAETIEQLHAQAKNLTLTEPEQQKVQERLAAIDARYKELMELAKLRKQRLLDALSLYKLISESDGVEQWISEKERMLQTMVPGKDIEDVEIMKHRYDGFDKEMNANASRVAVVNQLARQLLHVEHPNSEEIIEKQNHLNQSWSKLREQAESKRDDLKSAHGVQTFYIECRETVSWIEDKKRILTDTDSLQMDLTGVMTLQRRLSGMERDLAAIQAKLTALESEADAIEGEHPEEAALIRERISQIQVIWEQLTQMLKERDSKLEEAGDLHRFLRDLDHFQAWLTKTQTDVASEDTPTSLPEAEKLLNQHQSIREEIDNYTEDYTKMMEYGEGLTSEPTQTEDPQYMFLRERLKALKDGWEELHQMWENRQVLLSQSLDQQLFNRDARQAEVLLSQQEHVLSKDDTPVNLEQAENQLKRHEAFLTTMEANDEKINTIVQVADQLTEKQHFDSEKIGKRAESIAHRRDDNRNRAIELHEKLKNQVKLHEFLQDIEELTEWVQEKYITAQDDTYRSAKTVHSKWTRHQAFEAEIAANKERLHEAQKAAQELMVEKPEFKEIIEPKLQDLAKNFDELETSTKEKGALLFDAKREVIVQQSVDDIDSWMDDLEKQIINTDTGNDLTSVNILMQKQQVIQTQMAVKARQVEELEKQTEVLTKTAPQDVVEPIVEKKTAVNARFEKIKAPLLERQRQLEKKKEAYQFRRDVEDEKLWIDEKMPLANSEEYGNSLFNVHVLKKKHQSLNTEIDNHEPRIMTICNNGQKLIDEGHEDASQYADLISQLTQKWQELKDAIDNRHKQLDQSEKVQQYFFDAAEAESWMSEQELYMMVEDRGKDEISAQNLMKKHDTLEQSVEDYADTIRQLGETARQLTAEQHAYSDQVSVKQSQLDKLYAGLKDLAGERRARLDEALQLFMLNREVDDLEQWIAERELVAGSHELGQDYDHITLLWERFNEFAQDTAAVGSERVAKANGIADELIHAGHSDSATIAEWKDGLNESWQDLLELIETRKAMLAASRELHKFFHDCKDVLGRIIEKQHGVSDELGRDAGSVSALQRKHQNFIQDLMTLHSQVQQIQEESSKLQAAYAGEKAREITNREHEVLAAWANLQGMCDARKNKLADTGDLFKFFNMVRTLMLWMEDVVRQMNTSEKPRDVSGVELLMNNHQSLKAEIDTREDNFSACLALGKELLGRNHYASADIKERLLQLTNSRNALLHRWEERWENLQLILEVYQFARDAAVAEAWLIAQEPYLMSTELGHTIDEVENLIKKHEAFEKSAAAQEERFSALERLTTFELKEMKRRQEAAEEAERQRLQAEAEARAAAEAEAEAARQAEAAARDTADAPGSPHSTKEQESVHAKSKLGTEAGKGASVGST, from the exons ATGACGACTGACATTTCAGTGGTCCGGTGGGACCCCAGCCAGGGTCCCGGGCAGGAGTATATCGACGAATACGAATACGACGGAGGCAACTCCAGTTCACGCCTTTTCGAGCGATCACGAATCAAAGCTTTAGCCG AGGAACGCGAGAGTGTCCAGAAGAAGACCTTCACAAAATGGGTCAACTCGCATTTAGTGAGGGTCAACAGTCGAATAGCCGACCTGTACGTCGACATGCGGGACGGCAAAAACCTCATCAAACTATTGGAAGTATTATCCGGCGAGCGATTGCCCCGCCCCACGAAGGGCAAAATGCGAATTCACTGCCTTGAAAACGTAGACAAAGCATTGCAGTTCCTTCGAGACCAGCGGGTCCATCTGGAGAACATTGGTTCTCACGATATCGTAGATGGAAATGCCAGCTTGAACTTGGGTCTCATATGGACCATTATCCTGCGATTCCAG ATCCAAGATATTACAATCGAAGAAACCGATAACAAAGAGACAAAGTCCGCCAAGGATGCGCTGCTGCTATGGTGTCAAATGAAGACCGCCGGTTATCATAACGTAAACGTGCGTAACTTCACTACCTCCTGGCGAGATGGGCTTGCCTTCAATGCAATCATTCACAAACATCGACCGGATCTCATCCAGTTCGATAAGCTGACGAAGAACAATCCCATCCAGAACCTGAATAATGCGTTCAACGTGGCAGAGGAGAAGCTCGGTCTGACCAAGCTGCTGGATGCTGAAGATGTGTTCGTTGAGCATCCCGACGAGAAATCCATTATCACCTACGTGGTAACTTACTATCATTACTTCAGCAAGCTGAAGCAGGAAACCGTACAAGGCAAACGTATTGGTAAGGTCGTCGGTATTGCCATGGACAACGATCGGATGATCAACGAGTACGAATCGCTGACCAGTGAACTGCTGAAGTGGATTGAAGTTACAATCGTTCAACTCGGCGATCGAGAGTTTGCCAATTCCTTGGTCGGTGTTCAACAACAACTGGCACAGTTTTCCAACTACCGGACGGTCGAAAAGCCTCCCAAGTTTGTAGAGAAAGGTAACCTGGAAGTGCTGCTGTTCACATTGCAGTCGAAGATGAGAGCAAACAATCAAAAACCCTACACTCCAAAAGAAGGTAAAATGATTTCCGATATTAACAAAGCATGGGAGCGCTTGGAGAAGGCAGAACACGAAAGAGAACTGGCCCTCCGCGAGGAGTTGATCCGTCAGGAGAAGCTCGAACAGCTCGCCGCTCGTTTCAATCGAAAGGCAACTATGAGGGAAACATGGCTGTCGGAGAATCAACGCCTGGTCAGTACCGACAACTTCGGATTTGATCTGGCTGCCGTTGAAGCTGCTGCGAAGAAGCATGAAGCCATTGAAACTGATATCTTCGCCTACGAAGAGCGTGTCCAGGCCGTTGTCGCTGTCTGCAATGAGCTGGAGGCGGAGAAATATCACGATATCGAAAGGATTGCGGCTCGCAAAGAGAACGTTCTGCGTCTGTGGAATTACCTTCTCGAGCTGCTCAGAGCGAGAAGAATGCGTTTGGAGTTCTCCATTCAACTGCAGCAAAACTTCCAGGAGATGATCTATATCTTGGATTCCATGGAGGAAATCAAGCAGCGTCTATTGACCGACGATTTTGGCAAGCACTTGATGGGAGTGGAAGATCTTCTGCAGAAACATTCACTTGTAGAAGCCGACATCAACGTACTCGGTGAGCGTGTGAAGCAAGTTGTGCAAAACTCCCAGAAGTTCTTGGGCGATGAAGAAGGTGGATACAAACCTTGCGATCCAGCTATTATTGTTGACCGTGTGCAGCGCTTGGAGGATGCATACGCCGAGCTGTGCAAGCTAGCAGTAGACCGTCGATGCCGCCTGGAGGAAAGCCGTAAGCTGTGGCAGTTCTACTGGGATATGGCCGATGAGGAGAACTGGATTAAGGAGAAAGAACAAATCGTATCGGCTGACGAAATTGGTCATGATTTGACCACGGTCAATTTACTGTTGTCCAAGCACAGAGCTTTGGACAAGGAAATCAATTCGCATGAACAGCAGTTGATGTCAGTTAGTACCGTTGGCGATGATTTGGTTCGAAACGGTCACTTTGGGGCAGATCGCATCGAGGAACGTCTCAAAGAGATTTTGGCTATGTGGAACAACCTTCGCGACCTCACGGTGTCGCGTCGTCAACGCCTCGAGAATGCTGTTGACTACTTCCAACTTTTCGCTGATGCCGATGATATTGACAACTGGATGCTTGATGCACTACGCCTGGTTTCCTCCGAAGATGTTGGTCGTGACGAGGCAAACGTACAAAGCTTGCTGAAGAAACACAAGGACGTGGCGGATGAACTGAAAAATTACGCTGAAACCATCGAGCAACTGCATGCTCAGGCCAAGAATCTAACGTTAACGGAACCAGAACAGCAGAAAGTCCAGGAACGTCTTGCTGCGATCGATGCCCGCTACAAAGAACTCATGGAACTGGCTAAATTGCGCAAACAGCGACTCCTCGATGCTCTTAGTTTGTACAAGCTTATTTCCGAGAGCGATGGCGTAGAGCAATGGATCAGTGAGAAGGAACGCATGTTGCAAACAATGGTTCCTGGAAAGGACATCGAAGACGTAGAAATCATGAAGCATCGTTACGACGGATTCGACAAGGAAATGAATGCCAACGCATCACGGGTAGCCGTCGTCAACCAACTGGCTCGTCAGTTGCTGCACGTTGAGCATCCCAATTCCGAAGAAATCATCGAGAAGCAAAATCACCTGAACCAGAGTTGGTCCAAGCTGCGTGAACAGGCAGAGAGCAAGCGTGATGATCTGAAGTCTGCTCACGGTGTACAAACATTCTACATCGAGTGTCGTGAAACAGTATCTTGGATCGAGGATAAAAAACGCATTCTTACTGACACTGACAGCCTCCAGATGGACTTGACTGGTGTTATGACTTTGCAGCGTCGTCTTAGTGGCATGGAGCGTGATCTAGCCGCCATTCAGGCAAAGCTCACCGCCTTGGAAAGCGAGGCCGATGCCATCGAAGGTGAACATCCGGAAGAAGCGGCTTTGATCCGCGAGAGAATTTCACAGATCCAAGTTATCTGGGAACAACTCACTCAGATGTTGAAAGAACGTGACTCTAAACTGGAAGAAGCTGGAGATCTTCACCGTTTCCTCCGTGATTTGGATCATTTCCAGGCTTGGTTGACCAAAACACAAACCGATGTTGCTTCCGAAGATACTCCTACATCACTGCCAGAGGCTGAGAAGCTGCTGAATCAACACCAGAGTATTCGCGAGGAAATCGACAATTACACCGAAGATTATACCAAGATGATGGAGTACGGCGAGGGATTAACTTCGGAACCGACTCAGACCGAAGATCCACAATACATGTTCTTGCGTGAACGTCTAAAGGCACTGAAGGATGGCTGGGAAGAGTTGCACCAGATGTGGGAGAACCGTCAAGTTCTGTTGTCTCAAAGCTTGGATCAGCAGTTGTTCAATCGCGATGCACGCCAAGCTGAAGTTCTTCTTAGTCAACAAGAGCATGTCCTTAGTAAGGATGATACTCCAGTTAACCTAGAGCAGGCTGAAAATCAACTGAAGCGACATGAAGCATTCCTAACCACTATGGAAGCCAATGATGAGAAAATCAATACTATCGTGCAGGTTGCTGATCAGCTCACCGAAAAACAGCACTTCGATTCCGAAAAGATCGGAAAGCGAGCTGAGAGCATCGCTCATCGTCGCGACGATAACCGTAACCGTGCTATTGAGCTGCACGAAAAGTTGAAGAATCAAGTTAAGctgcatgaattcttacaggacaTTGAAGAGCTGACAGAGTGGGTGCAGGAGAAGTACATTACTGCTCAGGACGATACCTACCGTAGCGCCAAGACCGTCCACAGTAAATGGACCCGTCATCAAGCATTCGAAGCGGAAATTGCTGCCAACAAGGAACGTCTGCATGAAGCCCAGAAAGCGGCCCAGGAGTTGATGGTCGAAAAACCAGAATTCAAGGAAATCATTGAACCAAAACTACAAGACCTGGCCAAGAACTTTGATGAGCTGGAAACCAGCACCAAAGAGAAGGGAGCACTTTTGTTCGACGCCAAACGTGAGGTTATTGTCCAACAGAGCGTAGATGATATTGATTCATGGATGGATGATTTGGAGAAACAGATCATCAACACTGACACGGGTAATGATCTGACTTCGGTGAACATTCTGATGCAGAAACAACAGGTCATTCAAACGCAAATGGCAGTTAAGGCCCGACAAGTCGAAGAACTCGAGAAACAAACGGAAGTTCTTACGAAAACCGCTCCTCAGGACGTTGTGGAACCTATCGTAGAGAAGAAGACAGCAGTCAATGCCCGATTCGAAAAGATCAAAGCACCACTTCTGGAACGTCAGCGTCAGCTTGAGAAGAAGAAGGAGGCTTACCAATTCCGTCGCGATGTTGAGGATGAAAAACTCTGGATAGATGAAAAGATGCCATTGGCTAACTCGGAAGAATATGGCAACTCGCTATTTAATGTTCATGTGCTGAAGAAGAAGCACCAGTCGCTGAATACCGAAATTGATAATCATGAGCCTAGAATTATGACCATTTGCAATAATGGTCAAAAGTTGATTGATGAAGGACATGAAGATGCTTCTCAGTACGCCGATTTAATCAGTCAGCTGACACAAAAATGGCAGGAATTGAAGGATGCCATTGACAACCGTCACAAACAGCTGGACCAATCGGAGAAGGTGCAACAGTACTTCTTCGATGCTGCTGAAGCTGAATCATGGATGAGCGAACAGGAACTGTACATGATGGTGGAAGACCGAGGAAAGGATGAAATCTCCGCCCAAAATCTGATGAAGAAGCATGATACTCTGGAACAGTCCGTGGAGGACTATGCCGACACAATCCGGCAACTGGGCGAGACTGCAAGGCAGTTGACCGCTGAACAGCATGCATACAGCGATCAGGTTTCCGTCAAGCAGTCCCAGCTGGACAAATTATACGCTGGATTGAAGGATTTGGCCGGAGAGCGTCGCGCCCGTTTGGACGAAGCGTTGCAACTGTTCATGTTGAACCGAGAGGTTGATGATCTTGAACAATGGATTGCGGAACGTGAGTTGGTTGCTGGTTCGCACGAACTTGGACAAGATTATGATCACATTACATTGTTGTGGGAGCGCTTCAACGAATTTGCCCAAGATACGGCTGCCGTCGGAAGCGAACGAGTTGCCAAGGCTAATGGAATCGCAGACGAGTTGATTCATGCTGGACATTCGGACAGTGCAACGATAGCAGAATGGAAAGACGGTCTTAACGAGTCCTGGCAGGATTTGCTGGAGCTGATTGAAACCAGAAAGGCGATGTTGGCCGCTTCTCGTGagctacataaattcttccacgATTGTAAGGATGTTCTGGGTCGAATTATTGAGAAGCAACATGGTGTATCGGACGAACTGGGACGTGATGCAGGATCCGTTTCGGCGCTACAACGCAAGCATCAAAACTTCATTCAAGACCTGATGACACTCCACTCTCAAGTCCAGCAgattcaggaagaatcctcgaaactGCAAGCAGCATACGCAGGTGAAAAGGCACGTGAAATCACAAACCGTGAACATGAGGTACTCGCTGCCTGGGCCAACCTCCAGGGAATGTGCGACGCTCGTAAGAACAAACTTGCCGATACTGGAGATTTGTTCAAATTCTTCAACATGGTGCGAACGCTAATGCTATGGATGGAAGACGTGGTCCGGCAGATGAATACCTCGGAAAAACCCCGCGATGTATCAGGAGTGGAGCTGCTGATGAACAATCACCAAAGTCTAAAAGCAGAAATTGACACTCGTGAAGATAACTTTTCGGCGTGTTTGGCCCTTGGAAAAGAACTCTTGGGAAGGAATCACTATGCATCGGCAGATATCAAGGAGCGCCTGTTGCAGTTGACGAACAGCCGGAATGCGCTTCTGCATCGATGGGAAGAACGTTGGGAGAACCTACAGCTGA TATTGGAGGTATACCAGTTTGCCCGTGATGCAGCCGTTGCCGAGGCCTGGTTGATTGCACAAGAACCGTATCTAATGTCGACAGAACTGGGACACACTATTGACGAAGTTGAGAACCTGATAAAGAAGCACGAGGCTTTTGAAAAATCTGCTGCTGCACAAGAGGAACGTTTCAGCGCTTTAGAGCGATTGACAACG TTTGAGCTCAAAGAAATGAAACGTCGCCAGGAAGCTGCAGAAGAGGCAGAACGACAACGTTTGCAAGCGGAAGCAGAAGCCCGAGCTGCAGCGGAAGCTGAAGCTGAGGCAGCACGTCAAGCCGAAGCAGCAGCGCGTGATACAGCCGATGCACCAGGCTCACCACATTCCACGAAGGAGCAGGAATCAG TGCATGCAAAATCTAAATTGggcacagaagctgggaaaggtgCTTCGGTTGGGTCAACTTAG